In one window of Tenacibaculum mesophilum DNA:
- a CDS encoding TolC family protein produces MKTKIALFAAIFTSVAVFSQKQWTLKECVDYALKNNITVKQNRLNIEIAEADVKSNKANFLPSINASTSGNLSTGSSFDPVSQNRTENTTLFGGALGVNASYTVFNGFKNLNQKKQAVLGVEGSKLDLAKVENDISLNVVNEYLNVLFAKENLSVAKVQAEISKKQIERARAQFEGGVIPKGDLLNVESTAANDVQNVVLQENTLSIALLRLSQLLQIPSKDFNVADIEVGSPSAALLYDNANVVYEKALTVWPDIERAKLDVESTKLGVEIAKSGYYPTINASLGANTNYRYFLDPSAPAGRLLDQLDGNLGFSLGFSVNIPIFNGFRNDANVERSIVNNSISEFRLESQKLQLQQEIERAFLDAKAAAKTYEAAQVSLEAQKEAFKNAQVSYDYGSMTQFDFDQVRNRLVNAEGAMIRAKYDYVFKTKVLKFYYGESIVD; encoded by the coding sequence TTGAAAACTAAAATTGCATTATTTGCAGCTATTTTTACTTCTGTAGCTGTTTTTTCACAAAAACAATGGACACTTAAAGAGTGTGTAGATTACGCATTAAAAAATAATATAACAGTTAAGCAAAACCGCTTAAATATTGAGATTGCTGAAGCAGATGTTAAAAGTAATAAAGCTAATTTTTTACCAAGTATAAATGCTTCAACATCAGGAAACCTTTCTACTGGGTCTTCATTTGACCCTGTATCTCAAAACAGAACAGAAAATACAACCCTATTTGGAGGGGCGTTAGGTGTAAATGCTAGTTATACGGTTTTTAATGGTTTTAAAAACTTAAATCAAAAAAAGCAAGCAGTATTAGGAGTAGAAGGGAGTAAACTAGATTTAGCCAAAGTAGAAAATGATATTTCACTTAATGTAGTTAATGAGTATTTAAATGTATTATTTGCTAAAGAAAATTTATCAGTAGCTAAGGTGCAAGCAGAAATCAGTAAAAAGCAAATTGAAAGAGCAAGAGCTCAGTTTGAAGGAGGAGTAATACCCAAAGGAGATTTATTAAACGTCGAATCTACGGCTGCAAATGATGTTCAAAATGTAGTACTACAAGAAAATACTTTGAGTATAGCTTTATTAAGATTAAGTCAATTATTACAAATTCCTTCCAAAGATTTTAATGTAGCAGATATTGAAGTAGGGTCTCCTTCAGCAGCATTATTATATGATAACGCAAATGTGGTATATGAAAAAGCATTAACTGTTTGGCCAGATATAGAAAGAGCTAAATTAGATGTTGAAAGCACTAAATTAGGTGTTGAAATTGCTAAATCAGGATATTATCCTACTATCAATGCTTCTTTAGGAGCCAACACAAATTATAGGTATTTTTTAGATCCTTCAGCTCCAGCAGGTAGGCTTTTAGATCAGTTAGATGGTAATTTAGGTTTTAGCCTAGGATTTAGCGTTAATATTCCAATTTTTAATGGGTTTAGAAATGATGCTAATGTTGAACGATCTATTGTAAATAATTCAATTAGTGAATTTAGATTGGAAAGTCAAAAATTACAGTTGCAACAAGAAATTGAAAGAGCTTTTTTAGATGCTAAAGCAGCTGCTAAAACATATGAAGCAGCACAAGTATCATTAGAGGCTCAAAAAGAAGCCTTTAAAAATGCACAAGTTAGTTATGACTATGGATCAATGACTCAATTTGATTTTGATCAAGTACGTAATCGATTAGTAAATGCAGAAGGAGCAATGATTAGGGCTAAATATGATTATGTATTTAAAACGAAAGTATTGAAATTTTATTACGGGGAGTCAATTGTTGACTAA
- a CDS encoding DUF420 domain-containing protein: protein MSATEEKKYKKFITIVSIVIPIAVAALFGIKIPNVEPLSFLPPIYASINGFTAMLLVASVVAIKNGKIKLHEQLNTTAIVCSALFLVMYVAYHMTSDSTKFGGEGIIKYVYFFILITHILLSIIIIPFVLITFMRARLGNFPEHKKIAKITFPLWLYVAVTGVVVYLMISPYYV from the coding sequence ATGAGTGCAACAGAAGAAAAAAAATATAAAAAATTTATTACTATAGTTTCTATCGTAATCCCTATAGCAGTAGCTGCTCTATTTGGAATTAAAATACCTAATGTAGAACCATTGTCTTTTTTACCGCCTATTTATGCTAGTATAAATGGTTTTACGGCTATGTTGCTCGTCGCTTCAGTAGTTGCAATCAAAAACGGAAAAATAAAATTACATGAACAGCTAAATACCACAGCTATTGTTTGTTCAGCACTATTCTTAGTGATGTATGTAGCATATCACATGACTTCAGATTCTACTAAATTTGGAGGAGAAGGAATAATTAAATATGTGTATTTTTTCATTTTAATTACTCATATATTATTGTCAATAATCATTATTCCATTTGTATTGATAACTTTTATGAGGGCTCGTTTGGGTAATTTTCCTGAACATAAAAAAATAGCAAAAATTACATTTCCCTTATGGTTATATGTAGCGGTTACTGGAGTAGTTGTTTATTTAATGATATCACCTTATTATGTTTAA
- a CDS encoding SCO family protein, with product MKKQNYSYIGISLIVLLFGIYAIPKIIAHFQTANLHKFNKVPDFEFINQDGETITNKDYEGKVYVVEFFFATCPTICPLMNAQMVEIQNEFMGNPNFGIASFSITPEIDTPHQLKEYAKNNGINHRNWHLLTGKPEDIVYDLSNEGFKLYAGKGEASHGGFEHSGLFALVDKDGYIRSRFDEHGNPIMYYRALDEHNFGNQISELKEDIKLLLKE from the coding sequence ATGAAAAAACAAAATTATTCATACATAGGTATTTCACTAATAGTATTGCTTTTTGGTATTTATGCAATTCCTAAGATTATAGCACATTTTCAAACAGCAAATCTGCATAAATTTAATAAAGTACCCGACTTCGAATTTATCAATCAAGACGGTGAAACAATCACCAATAAGGACTACGAAGGAAAAGTATATGTAGTTGAGTTCTTTTTTGCCACTTGTCCTACTATCTGTCCTTTAATGAATGCACAAATGGTAGAAATTCAAAATGAATTTATGGGGAATCCTAATTTTGGTATAGCATCATTTTCAATTACTCCAGAAATTGACACACCACACCAATTGAAAGAATATGCTAAGAATAATGGTATAAACCATAGAAACTGGCATTTACTTACTGGAAAACCAGAGGATATTGTATATGATTTGTCAAATGAAGGTTTTAAGCTGTATGCAGGGAAAGGAGAAGCTAGCCATGGTGGATTTGAACATTCTGGTTTGTTTGCATTAGTAGATAAAGATGGATATATCCGTTCAAGATTTGATGAACATGGAAATCCAATTATGTATTACAGAGCCTTAGATGAACATAATTTCGGAAACCAAATTAGTGAGTTAAAAGAAGATATTAAGTTATTACTGAAAGAGTAA
- a CDS encoding cytochrome C oxidase subunit IV family protein, which yields MGHAHESNTKRIWVVLAILTIVTTVEVVLGIIKPASLHLHGWGTSWLNWIFIILTIVKAYYIAWAFMHLEGEKPWLRRSIVWTGVFLICYLVTLVLIEGDYLFETLSPLVKW from the coding sequence ATGGGTCACGCACACGAATCAAATACAAAAAGAATTTGGGTTGTTTTAGCAATCTTAACAATAGTTACAACAGTAGAGGTAGTATTAGGTATTATTAAACCAGCATCTTTACACCTACATGGTTGGGGTACTAGTTGGTTAAACTGGATATTTATAATATTAACAATCGTAAAAGCATACTATATAGCATGGGCTTTTATGCATTTAGAAGGAGAAAAGCCATGGCTTAGACGTTCTATAGTTTGGACGGGAGTTTTCTTAATTTGCTATTTAGTTACACTCGTTTTAATTGAAGGTGATTACTTATTTGAAACATTATCACCATTAGTAAAATGGTAA
- a CDS encoding cytochrome c oxidase subunit 3, with translation MGANIAVNSDNKETWGGGGVKPFGASYGKMMMWFFIVSDALTFSGFLAAYGLTRFKFIDSWPIADEVFTHFPGLHGVHAPMYYVALMTFILIVSSVTMVLAVDAGHKMQKKKVAWYMFATIVFGIIFVGSQAWEWKNFINGSYGAVKSADNHILQFVKDGHQIALADFVHNDRKDERIQHTRENGLWFQNEATISQYSVAQVQEAFKADPSLLIRIEKINPETKQKIVLSREESIAKLATATKVVEGANLIENEYGNPIFADFFFFITGFHGFHVFSGIILNIIIFFNVVLGTYERRGHYEMVEKVGLYWHFVDLVWVFVFTFFYLV, from the coding sequence ATGGGAGCAAATATTGCTGTAAATTCTGACAACAAAGAGACCTGGGGCGGAGGTGGTGTAAAACCATTTGGAGCTAGTTATGGTAAAATGATGATGTGGTTTTTCATCGTATCAGATGCATTAACTTTTTCGGGCTTTTTAGCAGCGTATGGTTTAACACGTTTTAAATTTATTGATTCTTGGCCTATTGCTGATGAGGTATTTACACACTTTCCTGGATTACACGGTGTACATGCACCGATGTACTATGTAGCATTAATGACATTTATTTTAATTGTATCGTCGGTAACAATGGTGTTAGCTGTAGATGCAGGTCATAAAATGCAAAAGAAAAAAGTAGCTTGGTATATGTTTGCTACTATCGTTTTTGGTATTATTTTCGTTGGGTCACAGGCTTGGGAATGGAAAAACTTTATTAATGGTTCTTATGGAGCTGTAAAGTCTGCAGATAATCATATTTTACAGTTTGTAAAAGATGGTCATCAAATTGCATTAGCAGATTTTGTTCATAACGATAGAAAAGATGAAAGAATACAACACACCAGAGAAAATGGTTTATGGTTTCAAAATGAAGCAACTATTTCTCAGTATTCAGTAGCTCAGGTACAAGAAGCTTTTAAAGCAGATCCATCTTTATTAATAAGAATTGAAAAAATTAATCCTGAAACGAAACAAAAAATTGTTTTGTCAAGAGAAGAAAGTATTGCAAAGTTAGCTACAGCTACAAAAGTTGTTGAAGGTGCTAACTTAATAGAAAATGAGTATGGAAATCCTATCTTTGCTGATTTCTTTTTCTTTATTACAGGATTTCACGGATTTCACGTATTTTCAGGTATTATTTTAAATATCATTATTTTCTTTAACGTTGTATTAGGTACCTACGAACGTAGAGGACACTACGAAATGGTTGAGAAGGTAGGTTTATATTGGCACTTTGTAGATTTAGTTTGGGTATTTGTATTTACTTTCTTCTACTTAGTATAA
- a CDS encoding cytochrome c oxidase subunit 3: MSEQTLQEELKVAKRKSAKPMLWISMISMVMFFAGLTSAYVVSMNREDWVTFDLPQAFYISTVLIVLSSVTLFFSQKLLKKDNIQASFTLLLITLVLGLGFVWYQYVGFNELKAVGLYFTGPESTVSTSFIIGITFMHVLHLLAGVIVLFVVIYNHFKKKYSSADMLGFELGAIFWHFVDVLWIYLFFFFYFIR, from the coding sequence ATGAGTGAACAAACGTTACAAGAAGAGTTAAAAGTAGCAAAACGTAAATCGGCAAAACCTATGTTGTGGATTTCCATGATTAGTATGGTAATGTTTTTTGCAGGGTTAACAAGTGCTTATGTTGTTAGTATGAACCGTGAAGATTGGGTGACGTTTGATTTACCTCAAGCTTTTTACATAAGTACTGTATTAATAGTGTTGAGTAGTGTTACGCTGTTTTTTTCTCAAAAACTATTAAAAAAAGATAATATACAAGCTTCGTTTACTTTATTACTAATTACTTTAGTCTTAGGGTTAGGTTTTGTATGGTATCAATATGTAGGGTTTAACGAGCTAAAAGCTGTAGGGCTTTACTTTACAGGTCCTGAAAGCACAGTGTCTACATCATTTATTATAGGAATTACGTTTATGCATGTTTTACACCTATTAGCGGGTGTAATAGTGCTTTTTGTCGTTATTTATAATCATTTTAAAAAGAAGTATTCTTCAGCTGATATGCTTGGATTTGAACTAGGTGCAATCTTTTGGCATTTCGTTGATGTGCTATGGATTTATCTATTTTTCTTTTTCTATTTTATTAGATGA
- the cyoE gene encoding heme o synthase, which translates to MEYLCRNFLKLEVDSVSSVHTKTSIKSIVKDFKQLTKVGLSISVVFTSITGYLLGAESINYTTIILLALGGYLMVGASNAFNQVIEKDIDAVMQRTKNRPLPSGRMSATVALIIATLFTVAGIAILYVIDPKCALFGAISIFLYTSAYTPLKAVTPLAVFVGAIPGAIPFMLGWVAATGKFGIEAGFLFMIQFFWQFPHFWAIGWLQFEEYNKAGLHMLPMDKKDKGAVVQIIFYTCIMILMSIAPVLKVTGDFYIYPITAVIILLLGVLMLYYAIQLYKTEKNTDARKLMLASVFYITIVPIIYVVDKFLH; encoded by the coding sequence ATGGAATATCTTTGCAGAAATTTTTTAAAATTAGAAGTGGATTCTGTTTCATCTGTACATACTAAAACTTCCATAAAATCAATAGTTAAAGACTTTAAACAGTTAACGAAAGTTGGGTTGTCTATTAGTGTGGTTTTTACTTCTATCACTGGATATTTATTAGGGGCAGAATCGATTAATTACACTACAATAATTTTATTAGCTTTAGGAGGATATTTAATGGTTGGAGCGTCAAATGCTTTTAACCAAGTAATAGAAAAGGATATTGACGCCGTAATGCAACGTACTAAAAACCGTCCTTTACCTTCTGGAAGAATGTCAGCAACTGTAGCTTTAATTATTGCTACACTATTTACTGTTGCTGGTATTGCTATATTATACGTAATCGATCCTAAATGTGCCTTATTTGGCGCAATTTCCATCTTTTTATATACAAGTGCTTACACACCGTTAAAAGCTGTAACACCTTTGGCTGTTTTTGTAGGGGCTATTCCTGGGGCTATTCCTTTTATGTTAGGTTGGGTAGCTGCAACAGGAAAATTTGGTATAGAAGCAGGGTTTTTATTTATGATTCAGTTTTTTTGGCAATTTCCACACTTTTGGGCTATTGGGTGGCTTCAGTTTGAGGAGTACAATAAAGCAGGGTTGCATATGCTTCCAATGGATAAGAAAGACAAAGGAGCTGTTGTTCAGATTATCTTTTATACATGTATTATGATTTTAATGTCGATTGCGCCTGTATTAAAGGTGACGGGAGATTTTTATATATATCCTATAACAGCAGTAATTATTTTATTATTAGGAGTGTTGATGTTGTATTACGCGATACAGTTATACAAAACAGAAAAAAATACAGATGCTCGTAAGTTAATGTTAGCGAGTGTTTTTTACATTACAATTGTACCCATTATTTATGTGGTAGATAAATTTTTACACTAA
- a CDS encoding DUF5018 domain-containing protein — MKRNTALFFLITVLIVTLSCNKEYILINNYISSNENEILSFSIKKGNFIKNFEISEDSIIGLIPDYVELDDVELEVFISEKSTINPDPKSITKINKPLTFTVTAENGTTKTYTIDIKRELSDQNDIISFKIKTTNQTLVTSIDNIENKITKKLPTFLNLSNLTTEINISEKASISPLPSDIIDYSSPVNFTVKAENGVEKTYTVILEHVSNSFSNTCNQSNANKWFGGDNRTNAPDISPYDRNLGTGQSVLFQNDTELSSFSVKLESNFKHHETGTPHNKTIKLNLDIRNIRGEIVSTAITELDSTFLGGWVDFNLSDLQLFFEANTEYIFTWYLIDGANLGVNTGSSAYINSGNGLCFGQGYSGQSNISLNNNLKNWNTWIKHEWYFNIKLQGKQ, encoded by the coding sequence ATGAAAAGGAATACAGCCCTATTTTTTCTTATAACAGTCCTAATAGTTACTTTGTCTTGTAACAAAGAATACATACTAATAAATAATTACATTTCAAGTAACGAAAATGAAATACTAAGCTTTTCTATCAAAAAAGGAAATTTTATTAAAAATTTTGAAATTTCAGAAGACTCTATTATAGGTCTAATTCCCGACTACGTAGAACTGGACGATGTTGAATTAGAAGTATTTATTTCTGAAAAATCCACCATAAACCCAGATCCAAAATCAATCACAAAAATAAACAAACCACTAACTTTTACTGTAACCGCAGAAAATGGCACTACTAAAACCTATACTATTGATATTAAAAGAGAATTAAGCGACCAAAACGATATCATTTCTTTTAAAATTAAAACAACAAATCAAACATTAGTAACAAGTATTGATAATATAGAAAATAAAATAACAAAAAAACTTCCTACTTTTTTAAACCTCTCTAACCTAACAACTGAAATAAACATATCAGAAAAAGCTTCAATTTCTCCTCTACCAAGCGATATAATAGATTACTCTTCCCCTGTTAACTTTACAGTTAAGGCAGAAAATGGCGTTGAAAAAACTTACACCGTAATTCTAGAACACGTTAGCAACTCTTTTTCAAACACCTGTAATCAATCAAATGCTAATAAATGGTTTGGCGGAGACAACAGAACTAACGCTCCAGATATATCACCATACGATAGAAACCTAGGAACTGGTCAAAGTGTATTATTCCAAAACGACACAGAGTTATCCTCTTTTAGTGTTAAACTAGAAAGCAACTTTAAACATCATGAAACTGGAACTCCACATAATAAGACAATTAAACTAAACCTAGACATTAGAAACATAAGAGGTGAAATAGTTTCCACTGCCATAACAGAGTTAGACTCAACATTTCTTGGTGGATGGGTTGACTTTAATCTTTCTGATTTACAACTATTTTTTGAAGCAAATACTGAATATATATTCACATGGTACTTGATTGACGGAGCTAACTTAGGTGTAAATACAGGCTCTTCCGCATACATTAATAGTGGAAACGGACTTTGTTTTGGACAAGGTTACTCTGGTCAGTCCAATATATCCTTAAATAATAATCTGAAAAACTGGAATACTTGGATAAAACATGAATGGTACTTCAATATAAAACTTCAGGGAAAACAATAA
- a CDS encoding DUF547 domain-containing protein: MRNIFLLLSLAFFLNSTAQTNTFDALLKKHVNTKGSVNYKGFKQDKAKLQAYLNELANIKPQKSWSTSKAKAFWANAYNAYTIQLILDNYPLKSIMNIKKKGKDAWSIPFAKVGGKTYTLNQIEHEILRKKYSDPKIHVAVNCASGSCPQLPNYAFTEKNYESKTTLLMKKFINDSSRNKISENNIQLSKIFEWFQGDFTKKGDLINFLNQYSNVKINQKAKVSYLKYDWSLNGK; encoded by the coding sequence ATGCGAAATATATTTTTACTGTTAAGTTTAGCTTTCTTCTTAAACTCTACTGCTCAAACCAACACTTTTGATGCGTTACTAAAAAAACATGTAAATACAAAAGGAAGCGTTAACTACAAAGGGTTTAAACAAGACAAAGCTAAACTTCAAGCTTATTTAAATGAGTTAGCAAACATAAAACCTCAAAAATCTTGGTCAACTTCAAAAGCTAAAGCCTTTTGGGCAAACGCATATAATGCGTACACCATTCAACTAATTTTGGACAATTATCCTCTTAAAAGCATTATGAATATTAAAAAGAAAGGTAAAGACGCATGGAGTATTCCTTTTGCAAAAGTTGGCGGTAAAACCTATACCTTAAATCAAATTGAACATGAAATTTTACGTAAAAAATATAGCGACCCAAAAATTCATGTCGCTGTAAACTGCGCATCAGGCTCTTGTCCTCAATTACCAAATTATGCCTTCACAGAAAAAAATTATGAATCAAAAACTACTCTTTTAATGAAAAAGTTTATCAATGATTCTTCAAGAAATAAAATCTCAGAAAATAACATCCAATTATCTAAAATATTCGAATGGTTTCAAGGAGATTTCACAAAAAAAGGAGACTTAATCAATTTTCTGAATCAATACTCAAATGTAAAAATTAATCAAAAAGCAAAGGTTAGTTATTTAAAATACGATTGGTCTTTAAATGGAAAATAA
- a CDS encoding arsenosugar biosynthesis-associated peroxidase-like protein has product MSKTYYDPADLRKFSKITEWSEELGNKFFDYYGKVFEEGALTAREKSLIALAVAHTEQCPYCIDAYTKDGLQRGITKEEMMEAIHVGAAIKSGATLVHGVQMMNKVNKLEM; this is encoded by the coding sequence ATGTCAAAAACATACTACGATCCAGCCGACTTACGAAAGTTTAGCAAAATAACAGAATGGAGTGAAGAATTAGGAAACAAGTTCTTTGATTATTACGGAAAAGTCTTTGAAGAAGGAGCTCTAACCGCACGTGAAAAAAGCTTAATCGCTTTAGCTGTTGCACATACTGAACAATGCCCTTATTGTATTGATGCATACACTAAAGACGGATTACAACGAGGTATTACTAAAGAGGAAATGATGGAAGCCATTCATGTAGGAGCTGCCATTAAAAGTGGAGCAACTTTAGTACACGGGGTTCAAATGATGAATAAAGTCAATAAATTAGAAATGTAA
- the arsS gene encoding arsenosugar biosynthesis radical SAM (seleno)protein ArsS (Some members of this family are selenoproteins.) produces the protein MMKKSLKSRNNDLANTQRQLEIISNGIFADGELPTFAKKLKETNQFPLHPKKLEILQINLGYMCNQVCAHCHVDAGPDRKEIMTTETMEQCLDVIRKTGAHTLDLTGGAPEMNPNFRWFVEEASKAGIKDFIVRSNLTIIRANKKYYDLPEFFKKHNVHVVSSMPHWTRGKTDKQRGDGVFDKSIEALKMLNAVGYGIEGTGLQLDLVYNPSGAFLPGDQAALEADFKKALKEDFDIIFNSLFAITNLPISRFLDYLIASENYEDYMYSLVEAYNPMAVENVMCTNTLSVSWDGYLYDCDFNQMLNLKVASKSQHISEYNEALLQNRNIIINQHCYGCTAGAGSSCQGTVA, from the coding sequence ATAATGAAAAAATCTTTAAAATCTAGAAACAACGATTTAGCTAACACGCAACGCCAGCTTGAAATCATCTCAAACGGAATTTTTGCTGATGGTGAATTACCTACGTTTGCCAAAAAACTCAAAGAGACCAATCAGTTTCCATTACATCCTAAAAAATTAGAAATTCTTCAAATTAATTTAGGGTACATGTGTAATCAAGTTTGTGCACATTGCCATGTTGATGCTGGTCCTGACCGAAAAGAAATTATGACCACAGAAACCATGGAGCAATGTTTAGATGTGATTCGAAAAACTGGAGCACACACCCTGGATTTAACGGGTGGAGCTCCTGAAATGAATCCGAATTTTCGATGGTTTGTAGAAGAAGCTTCCAAAGCAGGAATTAAAGATTTTATTGTGCGCTCTAACTTAACTATTATTAGAGCGAATAAAAAGTATTACGATTTACCCGAGTTTTTTAAAAAGCACAATGTACATGTAGTTTCTTCTATGCCTCACTGGACTCGTGGAAAAACCGACAAACAACGCGGTGATGGTGTTTTCGACAAATCTATTGAAGCTTTAAAAATGCTAAATGCTGTGGGATATGGAATTGAAGGAACTGGCTTACAACTAGATTTAGTCTATAATCCATCAGGAGCTTTCTTACCAGGAGACCAAGCAGCTTTGGAAGCTGATTTTAAAAAAGCTTTGAAAGAAGATTTTGATATTATTTTCAATTCACTTTTTGCTATTACCAATTTACCTATCAGTCGATTTTTAGATTACTTAATTGCTTCCGAAAATTATGAAGATTATATGTATTCGTTAGTAGAAGCCTACAATCCTATGGCAGTAGAAAATGTAATGTGTACCAACACACTATCGGTAAGTTGGGACGGATATTTATATGATTGCGATTTCAATCAAATGCTAAATCTAAAAGTAGCAAGCAAATCACAGCACATTTCTGAATACAACGAAGCATTATTACAAAACAGAAATATCATTATCAATCAACACTGTTATGGTTGTACCGCTGGTGCAGGAAGTAGTTGTCAAGGAACCGTAGCATAG
- a CDS encoding rhodanese-like domain-containing protein, with amino-acid sequence MKNLFFLILLISINSFSQKNLEQLLKKYNTESVPYISVSELQKEKPFDSAQGDNTIILDAREPREFKVSHLKNAICVGYDLFNLENTLAKLPKNKNTKIVVYCSLGIRSEDIAEKLQKEGFINIFNLYGGIFEWKNQGNTIVNLQNKPTEKVHAFNKEWSKWLHKGEKIYE; translated from the coding sequence ATGAAAAACCTCTTCTTTCTCATATTATTAATATCCATAAATTCTTTTTCTCAAAAGAACCTAGAACAGTTATTGAAAAAATATAATACTGAAAGTGTTCCGTATATTTCTGTTAGTGAACTACAAAAAGAAAAGCCTTTCGACTCCGCTCAAGGTGACAACACAATTATACTCGACGCTCGTGAACCTAGAGAATTCAAAGTCAGTCATCTTAAAAATGCTATTTGTGTCGGTTATGATCTTTTTAATTTAGAAAACACCTTAGCAAAACTTCCTAAAAACAAGAATACCAAAATTGTAGTATATTGTTCTTTAGGAATTCGTTCAGAAGACATTGCCGAAAAACTACAAAAAGAAGGTTTTATCAACATTTTTAACCTATATGGTGGTATTTTCGAATGGAAAAACCAAGGAAACACAATCGTTAACCTACAAAACAAACCTACAGAAAAAGTCCATGCTTTCAATAAAGAATGGAGTAAATGGTTACACAAAGGAGAAAAAATATATGAATAA
- a CDS encoding TIGR04282 family arsenosugar biosynthesis glycosyltransferase — protein MNNQNEVSFREQSRNLLLIFTRNPELGKVKTRLAKTIGDEAALDIYKFLLEHTKQVTQNLTCDKAVYYSVKVHENDIWNAPVYQKHLQEGNDLGIRMHNAFQQAFSTGYEKVVIIGSDLPDLTSEHINEAFEKLNSNDVVMGPAEDGGYYLLGMKKLHANIFQNKDWGTSTVRKDTLNDLQNESVHLLETLNDVDVFDDIKNNPVFNQFLN, from the coding sequence ATGAATAATCAAAATGAAGTGTCATTTCGAGAGCAGTCGAGAAATCTTCTTCTAATATTTACTAGAAACCCAGAATTAGGTAAAGTAAAAACACGTTTAGCTAAAACAATTGGAGACGAAGCTGCGTTAGATATTTATAAATTCTTATTAGAACACACAAAACAAGTTACCCAAAATTTAACTTGCGATAAAGCTGTATACTACTCGGTAAAAGTTCACGAAAATGATATTTGGAATGCTCCAGTATATCAAAAGCACCTGCAAGAAGGAAACGATTTAGGTATACGAATGCACAACGCTTTTCAACAAGCATTTTCTACTGGATATGAAAAAGTTGTAATTATTGGTAGTGATCTACCTGATTTAACTTCCGAGCACATCAATGAAGCTTTTGAAAAATTGAATTCTAATGATGTAGTTATGGGACCTGCAGAAGATGGTGGTTATTACCTATTAGGCATGAAAAAACTCCATGCTAATATTTTTCAAAATAAAGACTGGGGAACCTCAACTGTTAGAAAAGATACCTTAAACGATTTACAAAACGAATCAGTACATTTGTTAGAAACCTTAAATGATGTAGATGTTTTTGACGACATCAAAAACAACCCAGTATTCAATCAATTTTTAAACTAA